One region of Culex pipiens pallens isolate TS chromosome 2, TS_CPP_V2, whole genome shotgun sequence genomic DNA includes:
- the LOC120419858 gene encoding cuticle protein CP14.6-like, whose amino-acid sequence MKLYVAVLVLAAVAHAAPQGQSDADTPILSQSSDIQPDGSFSYAFETGNGIKVEDQGTIKRVRVPKTDETGRTIGEDEIPVAVQTGSFQYMAPDGQIYTLRYIADENGFQPQADHLPVAPLA is encoded by the exons ATGAAGCTGTACGTCGCAGTTCTGGTTCTGGCCGCGGTGGCCCATGCAGCTCCCCAAGGTCAAAGCGATGCCGATACTCCAATTCTGAGCCAGTCATCGGATATCCAACCGGATGGATCCTTCAGCTATGC CTTCGAAACCGGCAACGGAATCAAGGTTGAGGACCAAGGTACCATCAAGCGGGTACGCGTGCCCAAGACCGACGAAACCGGTCGCACGATCGGTGAAGACGAGATCCCCGTCGCCGTCCAGACCGGATCGTTCCAGTACATGGCTCCGGATGGACAGATCTACACGCTGCGGTACATCGCCGACGAGAACGGATTCCAACCGCAGGCGGATCATCTTCCCGTAGCGCCTCTTGCCTAG
- the LOC120419854 gene encoding endocuticle structural glycoprotein ABD-4-like, whose product MKIELLLVTACLAACLAAPQRTEAEAEIIAQDSNIDPDGSYQYSYETANGIRGQEQGTLKRSNNPAETSDVIVASGSVSYTAPDGTVITLNYQADDEGGFQPQGDHLPTPPPIPPQIQKALDYLASLPPAQRRR is encoded by the exons ATGAAAATT GAGCTACTTCTGGTGACCGCGTGCCTGGCGGCATGTCTGGCCGCTCCCCAGCGGACCGAGGCCGAGGCCGAAATCATTGCCcaagacagcaacatcgacccGGACGGCTCTTATCAGTACAG CTACGAAACGGCCAACGGAATCCGCGGCCAGGAGCAGGGCACGCTGAAGCGCTCCAACAACCCCGCGGAGACGTCCGACGTGATCGTGGCGTCCGGCTCCGTCTCGTACACGGCCCCCGACGGAACGGTTATCACGCTCAACTACCAAGCCGACGATGAGGGCGGCTTCCAGCCCCAGGGTGACCATCTGCCGACGCCACCCCCGATTCCGCCCCAGATCCAGAAGGCTCTGGACTATCTGGCCAGTTTGCCCCCGGCGCAGCGTCGGCGTTAA
- the LOC120419833 gene encoding endocuticle structural glycoprotein SgAbd-3-like, with protein sequence MFKGFILLSVVLVVSGQTRPTPKFKEIPIVSHENILEVDGKFRYSYEGGDGTRAIQDGQQIFVNNQAGTASQGQYTYQGDDGKTYSVSYTADENGYRPSADHLPTPPPVPAPIARALAYLATLPPQKENNNNNHNNNFNGNANKNNNRKF encoded by the exons ATGTTCAAAGGTTTTATTCTGTTAAGTGTTGTGCTGGTGGTTAGTGGACAAACAAGACCAACGCCAAAGTTTAAGGAAATTCCCATCGTGTCACATGAAAacattttggaagttgatgGGAAGTTTCGATACAG TTACGAAGGTGGTGACGGAACTCGGGCCATCCAGGATGGGCAGCAGATCTTCGTGAACAATCAGGCTGGGACGGCATCCCAGGGCCAATACACGTACCAGGGGGATGATGGCAAGACCTACAGCGTGTCCTATACGGCCGACGAGAATGGATACCGGCCATCGGCGGACCACTTGCCGACACCTCCGCCAGTGCCAGCACCGATAGCGCGAGCGCTGGCCTATCTGGCAACGCTGCCTCCGCAGAAGGAGAACAATAACAATAATCACAATAATAATTTTAACGGTAATGCAAATAAGAATAATaataggaaattttaa